The Gloeobacter morelensis MG652769 genome contains the following window.
GCTTTGCTTCTTCGGAGGAGAGGCGTTCGAGGGTTTTGACTTGCAAGATCACCCCCTGGGCCGTGCGCACCCCGACCACCTGGCCCCGGCTGCTGCGGGGGGCAGCGGTCTTCTCGGCAGGCCGATCGCCCCCGGCGCACGCGACCACCAACCCCAGCATCAATCCCGCCACGATCGTCCATTTCACACTGTGTACCCTGCTCGCCCTTTCTATCGAACCACACCAACTGTACAAAAATTCATTTCGGCACTGCGGTGAACGCTTGCGCCGATAAATTAACACTGATAGACTAAAGTCGATTGAGCTTACTCAAGGCAAACCAATGCTATCGCTGTTCCTGAAGTTGGCCCTGGCGCTGTTCACCCTGGTGGTACTGGGCACCGCCCTCAAGATCATCGTGTTACCCCTGGCTTTGGTGGCGGGGCTGCTGGGATTTCTGGCCCAGTACGCACTGCCTATCGCCCTGGTGGGCGGTGTGATCTGGCTGATCCGACGCGACCGGTCCCAAAAGCGCCTGCCCGGCAGCTAATCGGGGCAAAACAATCGAATAATTTTTGGGGCGCTGGGCTTTAGCTCAGCGCCTTTTCCAGTTCCTGCTGCTCCCACAGTTGGCGGTAGAGGCCACCCCGGCGCAATAGTTCGGCGTGGGAGCCGCTTTCGGCAATCTGTCCGCGCTCCATGACCAGAATCCGGTCGCAGGCGGCAGCGGCGCTCAGGCGGTGGGTGATGAGTAGGAGTGTGCGCTTCTGACGGGCGAGGTGCTGGAGAATCTCTTCGGCAGTTTGGTTGTCGACGCTCGCCAGCGAGTCGTCGAGCACCAGCACCGGTGCGTCCATCAAAAAGGCGCGGGCGAGGGCGACGCGCTGGCGCTGCCCGCCGGAGAGCGTGATCCCCCGCTCGCCCACCAGCGTCCGGTAGCCTCTGGGAAAATCGGTGATCTCGTCGTGGATGCGCGCCTGCCTGGCTGCCGCCACCACCGCCTGTTCGCTTGCGTCGGGGCGGCCGTAGCGGATATTCTCCTCGACGGTGGCGCTAAACAGAAAGCTCTCCTGCGGAACGTAGGCGATGGCGGTGCGCAAGCTGTCGAAGCGCAGGTAGGTCACATCGACACCATCGAGAAACACCTGGCCGGGGGCAATCTCCAACAGGCGCGGCAGGACGTTGGCCAGGGTCGATTTGCCCGAGCCGATCGCACCGACGATCGCTACACTCTCGCCCGGCTCGATGTGGAAATTGACCCCGTCGAGGGCCGGCCGGTCGCTGTCTTCAAAAAAGTAGGTGAGCGCTTTGACATCGATGGCGCCGCGCACCGGCTCGAGGCTCACCGCATCGGAGCGCTCGACGATCGAAGGAGCCACCGAAAGGATGCGCTCGATGCGCTCGATGCTCACCTGGCCGCGCTGGTAGGAGGTGATTGTAAAACCCAAGAGCGCGGTCGGAAAGACCAGACGCTCGATATAAATGGCCAGGGCGGCAAAGGCACCGATGGTCAGGCTGCCCTCCGCGAGACGCGGCCCCCCAAACCACAGCAACACCAGTAAACTGCCGCTCGCCAGACCGCCCAACAGCGGAAAGATCAAGTTGCGGCTCAGGGCAAGACTCAAATTGGCCTTCAGCAGCTGCTCGTTTTTTTGATCGAAGGCGCGGCGCTCGTTTTCTTCCTGGGCGTAGACCTTGATGAGGGAGATGCCGTTGATATCCTCCTGAATGAGCGAACTGAGGCCATCGAGGCCACGCTGTACGGCAATCTGTTCACTGCGCAGCCGGTCTGAAAACAGCCACACCGCCAAAAACATCAGCGGATAGACCGCGAGGCACTGCAGCGTCAGCGCCCCATCGAGGCCGAGCATCACCGGCAAAGTCAGGGTGTAGGCAAAAAAGGTGTTGATGATGCTCAGGAGTGCAAAACCCAGCAGCCGCCGGACGTTCTCCACATCGCTGGTGGCGCGGTTGATCAAGTCTCCCACCGGGTTCTGGGCAAAGTACGCAGGGGACATGCGCAGCAGGTGGGCGAAGATGCGGCCTTTGAGGTCGAATTCGACGCGCCTGCCGATGCTAAACAGCAGTACCCGTGACCAGACACGGATGAGGCCCATGACCGTGGCGAGCCCCAAAATCAGCAGCGTGTAGTAAAGCAATCCGCCGCTGGTGAGCTTACGCCCCAGATCGTCGATCGCCTGGGCGAGCAGCCAGGGAATCGCCACCCCAAGGGCATTGGTCGTCAGAAGGGTGAAGACACCCAGCAGCAGGCTGCCCCGGTGCGGCTTGAGGTAGCTGTAAAGCTGAGACAAAGACGAGCTGGCCATATAGCCAGCTTATCCCCTGTGGCCGCCGCCCGGCATAGCCGCATCCGAGCCGCTAGCATAGTAAGCCATGGCTACCGAGCGCTCCATCGACGAGATCAACGCCAAAATCCGCCGGGGAACTGTACGGGTCCTCACCGCGGCCGAACTCAAAGCGGCCGTTCGTGCGGCCGGGGTGGCGGCGGTGGCCGCCGAGGTGGATGTGATCGCCACCGGCACCTTCGAGCCTATGGAATCGTCCGGGGCGATTCTCAACATCGGACACACCGACCCGCCCATTCGCCTCGCCAAAGCCTGGCTCAACGGCGTGGAGGCGTACTGTGGCTTCGGGGCGGTCGACCTGTACCTGGGGGCGGCCCAGATGGGGGAGAGTCTCGACTACGGCGGCGGCCATGTGATCGCCGAACTGGTGGCCGGGCGGGCGGTGCGCCTTCGGGCAACGGGACTGCCCGCCGACTGCTACCCGCGCCGCGAATACGAATGCCAGGTTCAGCTCGACGGCATCAACCAGGCGTACCTGTTCAATCCGCGCAATGCCTATCAAAACTTTATTGTCGGGGTCAACGGCGGGGATCGGCCGCTCTATACCTATCTGGGTACACTCCAGCCACGCCTGGGCAACGCCGTCTACGCGAGCGTCGGTGCGCTGAGCCCTCTGCTCAACGACGCCCACCTGCGCTCGGTGGGCATCGGCACCCGCATCTTTCTGGGCGGGGGCATCGGCTATATCGCCTGGGAGGGCACCCAGCACTTTTCCTCCCAAAGGCGGCTGCCGAACGGCTCCCCGGTCGGCCCTGCGGCCACCCTGGCTCTCATCGGCGACCTCAAGCAAATGGATCCGTTCTGGGTGCGCGGCTGTCGCTTTTATAACTACGGTCCGTCGCTGATGCTGGGGGTGGGTATTCCCCTGCCGGTCACCGACGAAGCGGTCGTGGCCGCTGCGAGTCTTGCCGACGGCGATCTGGTCGCCCCGGTTATCGACTTTTCGATCCCCCGGCGCGTGCGACCCACCTTTGGGCTGGTGAGTTACGCCCAACTCAAAAGCGGCCAGATCATTATCGAGGGCCAAAAGGTGCGCACTGCCCCCCTGGCGAGCACCGCCCTCTCGCTGCGGGTGGCGCAGGTGCTCAAAGAATGGATCGCCTCCGGCCGCTTCGAGCTGACCCGACCGGTGGCATCCCTGCCTGCCGAGCGCCCACTGCTGGCCCAGGAGCGCCCATTGCTCGGCTGAATCCCCAAAACCCGTCCGAAGCACCGGAGCCTGTGCCTGTGCCGAATCGGTTCATAAATTGTTGCATTTATATCTAGTGTATTTTTCACCTCGGCGCTGCAAAAATTGGGTTCATATAGAGGTTCTCCCCACCAATTCGGTATCCATCCGTGGACATTGCTAACAATCAAAGGTTTGTACATGCTTTCAGAAGAAACGACAGGGGCGTTCAACTTGCTCAGCCTCGGCCAGCGCGGTGTGGGCAAGACCGTCTTTCTGGCGGGCAGTTATGCCGAGCTGCACGCCTGCCATCCCTCCCAGGCAAAATTGCCGCTGTGGTTTGACTGCAAAGATCACCAGTCCCAGGAAAATATC
Protein-coding sequences here:
- a CDS encoding ABC transporter ATP-binding protein; this translates as MASSSLSQLYSYLKPHRGSLLLGVFTLLTTNALGVAIPWLLAQAIDDLGRKLTSGGLLYYTLLILGLATVMGLIRVWSRVLLFSIGRRVEFDLKGRIFAHLLRMSPAYFAQNPVGDLINRATSDVENVRRLLGFALLSIINTFFAYTLTLPVMLGLDGALTLQCLAVYPLMFLAVWLFSDRLRSEQIAVQRGLDGLSSLIQEDINGISLIKVYAQEENERRAFDQKNEQLLKANLSLALSRNLIFPLLGGLASGSLLVLLWFGGPRLAEGSLTIGAFAALAIYIERLVFPTALLGFTITSYQRGQVSIERIERILSVAPSIVERSDAVSLEPVRGAIDVKALTYFFEDSDRPALDGVNFHIEPGESVAIVGAIGSGKSTLANVLPRLLEIAPGQVFLDGVDVTYLRFDSLRTAIAYVPQESFLFSATVEENIRYGRPDASEQAVVAAARQARIHDEITDFPRGYRTLVGERGITLSGGQRQRVALARAFLMDAPVLVLDDSLASVDNQTAEEILQHLARQKRTLLLITHRLSAAAACDRILVMERGQIAESGSHAELLRRGGLYRQLWEQQELEKALS
- a CDS encoding homocysteine biosynthesis protein, with the translated sequence MATERSIDEINAKIRRGTVRVLTAAELKAAVRAAGVAAVAAEVDVIATGTFEPMESSGAILNIGHTDPPIRLAKAWLNGVEAYCGFGAVDLYLGAAQMGESLDYGGGHVIAELVAGRAVRLRATGLPADCYPRREYECQVQLDGINQAYLFNPRNAYQNFIVGVNGGDRPLYTYLGTLQPRLGNAVYASVGALSPLLNDAHLRSVGIGTRIFLGGGIGYIAWEGTQHFSSQRRLPNGSPVGPAATLALIGDLKQMDPFWVRGCRFYNYGPSLMLGVGIPLPVTDEAVVAAASLADGDLVAPVIDFSIPRRVRPTFGLVSYAQLKSGQIIIEGQKVRTAPLASTALSLRVAQVLKEWIASGRFELTRPVASLPAERPLLAQERPLLG